TGTCTCGTGAGCCGCCCACGTCTTCAAGTTTACCAGCTATATAGAATAAGCCTGCTGCTCCGACACCATGGGCAAACATCTGGAGCATAGCTCCTTGCATGGCAATGGCTGGAGCATTGATCTTGTCGATCTCGCTTGCCGCTCCTGCTGCGAAGATAGCAAACATGCAGTAGGCCACGTGGTTGAGCGATGAGTAGGCCAACACCTTTTTGATGTCGCTTTGTCTCAAAGCCAGGAAAGCACCCCAGATAATTGTGATGAGCGCCACATTCAGTAAGGTGTCGGAGTGCTCCTGAATGCCTTCCGGGAAGATAGGGACTACCAGTCTCAGGAAACCATAGACGCCCATCTTTGACATGACGCCGGTCAGCACCATGCTGACCGGAACGGGGGCTTCCGCATAGGCGGGTGCCTGCCATGAGTGAAGTGGGAAGAGTGGAACTTTTACCCAGAGTCCGAGCATGACGGCCAGGAAGATCCAGCCATACCAGTCGCCCAATTTGCTGCTTACCACTCCATCCGCGGCAAGTTGACTTAGCTGGAGGAAGTCAAAACTTCCTGTTTTCAGGTAGAGGAAGAGCATGCCTAGGAGCATGGCGACTGAACCGAGCACGGTGAAAATGAAGAAACTAATCGCTGCTTTGTGACGTCCATTTCCTCCGTAAAGTTTGATGAGGAAAAAGGCAGGGACCAGAGCGGCTTCCCAGAAAATAAACCAATGGAAAAAGTTCAGTGCTGTGAATGCTCCGTAGAGTGCGGTGAACTGAATGAGGAGCAGGCTGAAGTAGGTGTTTGTCTTTTCTTCGATCTTCCAGGATGCCAACACGATGATGGGCGACAAAATGGCGACGAGTAGAATCAGCAATGCATTCAGCCCATCGATACCCACATAGTAATCTACACCAATGGAGGGAATCCACGCATACTTCTCAACGAATTGCAGACCTTCCTCTAGATTGAAACCGATGACTACGTAGATCGCCAGGAGACTGGAAATCAGACTACCAACCAAAGCGATGGGCTTACTCGCGCGGCCAGCGCCTGGCAGAAGCAATATCGCCAGGGCTGCAAGAACCGGTATGAATGTAATCGCGGTAATCATCGGGCAAGTAGTAGGAAGAGAATTCCAATCACCACGGCGCCGGCGGTGGCAATTCGTAGGTAACCTTGAAGAAAACCATTCTGTA
This genomic stretch from Opitutia bacterium ISCC 52 harbors:
- a CDS encoding NADH-quinone oxidoreductase subunit M; the protein is MITAITFIPVLAALAILLLPGAGRASKPIALVGSLISSLLAIYVVIGFNLEEGLQFVEKYAWIPSIGVDYYVGIDGLNALLILLVAILSPIIVLASWKIEEKTNTYFSLLLIQFTALYGAFTALNFFHWFIFWEAALVPAFFLIKLYGGNGRHKAAISFFIFTVLGSVAMLLGMLFLYLKTGSFDFLQLSQLAADGVVSSKLGDWYGWIFLAVMLGLWVKVPLFPLHSWQAPAYAEAPVPVSMVLTGVMSKMGVYGFLRLVVPIFPEGIQEHSDTLLNVALITIIWGAFLALRQSDIKKVLAYSSLNHVAYCMFAIFAAGAASEIDKINAPAIAMQGAMLQMFAHGVGAAGLFYIAGKLEDVGGSRDIHGFGGLGAIMPRYAFVFGFLVFSSLGLPFLAGFAAEILIFSGAFALAPIHTAIALLALLATAIFLLTIIQRIFTGQAHDTHGELKDISIKEVMVISPLLVLTVCIGVYPTTWLNLSNRFIETLSTLLAG